From a region of the Tenggerimyces flavus genome:
- a CDS encoding IS982 family transposase gives MDADLDTLATALYVRTDDWLKSAPERAPWRPAVGIVPKISDAELVTLAVMQALLGHTSEARWLRYARSHLRALFPYLPKQPGYNKRLRRLGSTIGWLVGVLARDTTMWTDDVWVVDSTPVECGRSRETARRSDLAGWAEYGYCASHSRFFWGLRLHLLCTLHGLPVGFALTGAKADERQILLGVLHADPDLTTGRVGQIVIADKNYYGREFETALADAGLHLLRPTRKGETPRAGAEFFQPLRQVIESINDTFKGQLDLEHHGGHTPAGVWVRVLQRVLAMTTAIWHNDHTSQPIKRSLLAYDH, from the coding sequence GTGGACGCTGACCTGGACACCCTCGCGACAGCACTGTACGTGCGGACCGATGATTGGTTGAAGTCGGCGCCGGAACGAGCGCCATGGCGTCCTGCGGTGGGGATCGTTCCGAAGATCAGTGACGCTGAACTGGTCACCTTGGCGGTGATGCAGGCACTGCTCGGACACACCAGCGAGGCGCGCTGGTTGCGCTATGCCCGGAGCCACCTGCGGGCGTTGTTCCCGTATCTGCCCAAGCAGCCCGGTTACAACAAGCGGCTGCGGCGGTTGGGCTCGACGATCGGTTGGTTGGTCGGGGTGCTGGCCCGCGACACCACGATGTGGACCGACGATGTGTGGGTGGTCGACTCGACTCCGGTCGAGTGCGGTCGATCACGCGAGACCGCGCGTCGTTCCGATCTGGCCGGTTGGGCTGAGTACGGCTACTGCGCCAGCCACTCCCGCTTCTTTTGGGGACTGCGGCTGCATCTGCTGTGCACCCTGCACGGGCTACCGGTCGGGTTCGCCCTGACCGGAGCGAAGGCCGACGAACGTCAGATCCTGCTCGGCGTCCTCCACGCCGACCCCGACCTGACCACCGGGAGGGTCGGGCAGATCGTGATCGCGGACAAGAACTACTACGGCCGCGAGTTCGAGACCGCCCTGGCCGACGCCGGCCTCCACCTGCTCCGCCCGACCCGCAAAGGCGAAACCCCACGGGCAGGCGCCGAGTTCTTCCAACCGCTACGACAAGTCATCGAGTCGATCAACGACACCTTCAAAGGCCAACTCGACCTCGAACACCACGGCGGCCACACCCCCGCAGGCGTCTGGGTCCGCGTCCTCCAACGCGTCCTGGCCATGACTACCGCGATCTGGCACAACGATCACACCAGCCAACCGATCAAGCGATCACTCCTGGCCTACGACCACTAA
- a CDS encoding serine/threonine protein kinase: protein MQGGFGVPGFQVQGLVSASPTGEVWQARHEASGDHVALKRVRIPHGPARDEAKRIVSILGLIGHPHLLRIREAIPLDEEVVFVLDYADGGSLAELLSARGPLDPAEVVTTIAPIAEALAAAHERGLVHGDVTPDHILYTGDGRPVLADLGLLSLIEGGEALRTHGYFDESSSAQSSTPPGDVYALAVCAATALTGEPPKAGTARQPLAEQRKDLPPGLVHAVEAGLQPLAPRRPTAGQLSELVYAACPPAPIRFPVGLVLTDADLAKMAEQAKAAEAQKPPQPPGQQPPPGPPPAVPGNSSEQDPFVHNLGGGPAPGPQGPPGPPGPPRPPGHRPPPGGFESPDSIEDFDAELIEAGRRRRRLIIGAAILGPILIAVAIVAGLAWAKYAGPVDPPTITQPETTPSVSAEPSATPSASTSPSPEQTPTFSPEPLPTVTSPLSPVPTTTTPPTPGATAGPDARWRSVLNGLDTERARAFAGPDIAPLSRVYIAGSELLAKDRTEVDKCVKAGCKLEGLRFDIKNLVIVSETATQTVLDVVDQLQPYTVVQSSGERNERPAGAVTSRRITLVQQPGAGWLISRIEQR from the coding sequence ATGCAGGGCGGCTTCGGCGTTCCCGGCTTCCAGGTGCAAGGGCTGGTAAGTGCCAGCCCCACCGGTGAGGTCTGGCAAGCCCGGCACGAGGCCTCGGGCGATCACGTTGCGTTGAAGCGCGTACGGATCCCGCACGGCCCTGCCCGCGACGAGGCGAAGCGGATCGTGTCGATCCTCGGCCTCATCGGCCACCCGCATCTGCTGCGCATCCGCGAGGCGATCCCGCTCGACGAAGAGGTCGTGTTCGTCCTCGACTACGCCGACGGCGGCAGCCTCGCCGAGCTGCTGAGCGCCCGCGGTCCGCTCGATCCGGCCGAGGTCGTCACGACGATCGCGCCGATCGCCGAAGCGCTCGCCGCGGCGCACGAGCGCGGCCTCGTCCACGGCGACGTCACGCCGGACCACATCCTGTACACCGGCGACGGGCGGCCGGTCCTCGCCGACCTCGGCCTGCTGTCGCTGATCGAGGGAGGCGAGGCCCTTCGTACGCACGGCTATTTCGACGAGTCCTCCTCGGCCCAGAGCAGTACGCCGCCGGGCGACGTGTACGCGCTCGCCGTCTGCGCCGCGACCGCGCTGACCGGCGAGCCGCCCAAGGCCGGCACAGCTCGGCAGCCGCTGGCCGAGCAGCGCAAGGACCTGCCGCCCGGCCTGGTGCACGCGGTCGAGGCCGGCCTGCAGCCGCTCGCGCCGCGGCGGCCGACCGCGGGTCAGCTCTCCGAGCTCGTGTACGCCGCCTGCCCGCCGGCGCCGATCCGCTTCCCCGTAGGGCTCGTTCTCACCGACGCGGACCTGGCGAAGATGGCAGAGCAGGCGAAGGCGGCGGAGGCCCAGAAGCCGCCCCAACCGCCCGGCCAGCAGCCCCCGCCCGGGCCGCCGCCGGCGGTGCCGGGGAACTCGTCGGAGCAGGACCCGTTCGTGCACAACCTCGGCGGCGGACCGGCACCCGGCCCACAGGGCCCGCCAGGGCCGCCCGGTCCGCCGAGACCGCCGGGGCACCGGCCGCCGCCCGGCGGCTTCGAGTCGCCGGACTCGATCGAGGACTTCGACGCCGAGCTGATCGAGGCCGGGCGCAGGCGTCGCCGCCTGATCATCGGGGCCGCGATCCTCGGTCCGATCCTCATCGCGGTGGCGATCGTCGCCGGACTGGCCTGGGCGAAGTACGCCGGACCGGTCGACCCGCCGACGATCACCCAGCCCGAGACGACGCCGAGCGTGTCGGCCGAGCCCTCCGCCACCCCCTCGGCATCGACCTCGCCGTCCCCGGAGCAGACCCCCACGTTCAGCCCCGAGCCGCTCCCGACGGTCACCAGCCCGCTGTCCCCGGTCCCGACCACCACCACGCCGCCGACGCCGGGGGCGACGGCCGGTCCGGACGCGCGCTGGCGGTCAGTGCTGAACGGGCTCGACACCGAACGCGCCCGAGCGTTCGCCGGCCCCGACATCGCGCCACTGTCCCGCGTCTACATCGCGGGCTCGGAGCTGCTGGCCAAGGACCGGACCGAGGTCGACAAGTGCGTCAAGGCCGGCTGCAAGCTCGAGGGGCTGCGGTTCGACATCAAGAACCTCGTGATCGTGAGCGAGACCGCCACCCAGACCGTCCTGGACGTGGTCGACCAGCTGCAGCCGTACACCGTCGTGCAGTCCTCCGGCGAACGCAACGAGCGCCCCGCCGGAGCGGTCACGTCGCGCCGGATCACGCTCGTCCAGCAGCCGGGCGCCGGCTGGCTGATCTCGCGGATCGAGCAGCGCTGA
- the sucB gene encoding 2-oxoglutarate dehydrogenase, E2 component, dihydrolipoamide succinyltransferase — MPVSVTLPALGESVTEGTVTRWLKQVGDTVQTDEPLLEVSTDKVDTEIPAPTSGVLLQITVGEDETVAVGAELGVIGDQGEDSGSAGGGEAAPAEQEPQAEAAPAQEQAAPVEAQPQEQEVARDEQAASDQQAMAAEPEQPQAQAEPQQPQQQEQPAPSGEGGGAETSVTLPALGESVTEGTVTRWLKQIGDTVQTDEPLLEVSTDKVDTEIPAPASGTLLRITVGEDETVAVGAELGVIGSDQAAAPKHASAEPEAPAAPEQQQAQQPQAEPVRTPEPPAPPAETPAAQAPAIQPPAAEEAPKPAQPADAAPPNGDGASQYVTPLVRKLANEHDIDLSTITGTGVGGRIRKQDVLAAAEAKKAAAAAPAPAAQAAPAASAAPAASADAENLRGTTQKLTRMRKIIAQRLVESMQVSAQLTTVVEVDVTQIARLRNKVKNDFQKQNGVKLSFLPFFAKAAIEALKVHPKLNASMDVEKGEVTYHDAEHLVVAVDTERGLLVPVVHNAGDLNIVGLTKKIADLAERARTNKLVPDELAGGTFTLTNTGSRGALFDTPIFFQPQVAILGTGSVVKRAVVIDDEDLGETIAVRHMMYLALSYDHRLVDGADAARFLGTIKERLEDGKFEAEFGL, encoded by the coding sequence ATGCCGGTCTCCGTCACCCTCCCCGCGCTCGGGGAGAGCGTCACCGAGGGAACCGTGACGCGGTGGCTCAAGCAGGTGGGCGACACCGTCCAGACCGACGAGCCGCTGCTCGAGGTCTCCACGGACAAGGTCGACACCGAGATTCCCGCGCCGACCTCCGGCGTGCTGCTGCAGATCACGGTCGGCGAGGACGAGACGGTGGCGGTCGGCGCCGAGCTCGGCGTGATCGGCGACCAGGGCGAGGACTCCGGGTCCGCGGGCGGCGGCGAGGCCGCGCCGGCGGAGCAGGAGCCGCAGGCCGAGGCAGCGCCCGCCCAGGAGCAGGCCGCGCCGGTCGAGGCCCAGCCGCAGGAGCAGGAGGTCGCCCGCGACGAGCAGGCGGCGTCCGACCAACAGGCGATGGCGGCCGAGCCCGAGCAGCCGCAGGCCCAGGCCGAGCCCCAGCAGCCCCAGCAGCAGGAGCAGCCCGCGCCCTCCGGCGAAGGCGGCGGCGCCGAGACCTCCGTGACGCTGCCGGCCCTCGGCGAGAGCGTCACCGAGGGAACGGTGACCCGCTGGCTCAAGCAGATCGGCGACACCGTCCAGACCGACGAGCCGCTGCTCGAGGTCTCCACGGACAAGGTCGACACCGAGATCCCGGCACCGGCGTCCGGCACGCTGCTCCGGATCACGGTCGGCGAGGACGAGACCGTCGCGGTCGGCGCCGAGCTCGGCGTGATCGGCAGCGACCAGGCCGCCGCACCCAAGCACGCGTCCGCCGAGCCCGAGGCCCCGGCGGCGCCCGAGCAGCAGCAGGCCCAGCAGCCGCAGGCCGAGCCCGTACGCACGCCCGAGCCCCCGGCACCGCCCGCGGAGACCCCGGCGGCCCAGGCACCGGCCATCCAGCCGCCCGCGGCCGAGGAAGCCCCGAAGCCGGCCCAGCCGGCCGACGCGGCACCGCCGAACGGCGATGGCGCGAGCCAGTACGTGACCCCGCTGGTCCGCAAGCTCGCCAACGAGCACGACATCGACCTCAGCACGATCACCGGCACCGGTGTCGGTGGCCGGATCCGCAAGCAGGACGTCCTGGCCGCGGCCGAGGCGAAGAAGGCCGCCGCGGCGGCACCTGCCCCGGCAGCACAGGCCGCTCCCGCGGCGAGCGCGGCTCCGGCCGCCTCCGCCGACGCGGAGAACCTGCGCGGCACCACGCAGAAGCTCACCCGGATGCGCAAGATCATCGCGCAGCGCCTGGTCGAGTCGATGCAGGTCTCCGCGCAGCTCACCACCGTGGTCGAGGTCGACGTCACCCAGATCGCCCGGCTCCGCAACAAGGTGAAGAACGACTTCCAGAAGCAGAACGGCGTCAAGCTGTCGTTCCTGCCGTTCTTCGCCAAGGCGGCGATCGAGGCGCTGAAGGTGCACCCGAAGCTGAACGCCTCGATGGACGTCGAGAAGGGCGAGGTCACCTACCACGACGCCGAGCACCTCGTGGTCGCCGTCGACACCGAGCGCGGGCTGCTGGTGCCGGTCGTGCACAACGCGGGCGACCTCAACATCGTCGGCCTGACGAAGAAGATCGCCGACCTGGCCGAGCGGGCGCGCACCAACAAGCTCGTTCCGGACGAGCTGGCGGGCGGCACGTTCACGCTCACCAACACCGGCAGCAGGGGTGCCCTGTTCGACACCCCGATCTTCTTCCAGCCGCAGGTCGCGATCCTCGGCACCGGCTCGGTCGTGAAGCGCGCGGTCGTGATCGACGACGAGGACCTCGGCGAGACGATCGCGGTGCGGCACATGATGTACCTCGCGCTGAGCTACGACCACCGCCTGGTGGACGGCGCCGACGCGGCCCGCTTCCTCGGCACGATCAAGGAGCGGCTCGAGGACGGCAAGTTCGAAGCGGAGTTCGGCCTCTAG
- a CDS encoding TIGR01777 family oxidoreductase produces MRYVISGASGYLGRMLRSDLARSGHDVTRLVRVPPRSPDESRWDPSAGVVDRDVLAAADVVVNLSGANIGRPWTPPYKRVLMSSRVDTTGTLARALAALPTPPLFVSQSAVGYYGDAGDRELEESSPAGSTYAAEMARAWEDATSPATEAGVRVILLRTGVVLEAESTAFRLMALPFRLGLGGRFGSGEQYFGTIGLADWLGAVRFLVDLPNAAGAYNLTLPVPPTNAEVTAAFGALLRRPTFLTVPGGLVRLGVGDLADELLGSRRIVPRRLLDAGYEFSAPNITAAIAAALAKR; encoded by the coding sequence GTGCGCTACGTCATCTCGGGGGCATCCGGCTACCTCGGCCGGATGCTCCGCTCCGACCTGGCTCGGTCGGGTCACGACGTGACCCGGCTGGTACGGGTGCCGCCGCGCTCCCCCGACGAGTCGCGCTGGGACCCGTCGGCCGGAGTCGTCGACCGGGACGTGCTCGCGGCCGCGGATGTCGTCGTCAACCTGTCCGGCGCGAACATCGGGCGGCCCTGGACGCCCCCGTACAAGCGGGTGCTGATGTCCAGCCGCGTCGACACGACCGGCACGCTGGCCCGGGCGCTCGCCGCGTTGCCGACGCCGCCGCTGTTCGTGTCGCAGAGCGCGGTGGGCTACTACGGCGACGCGGGCGACCGCGAGCTGGAGGAGTCGTCGCCTGCCGGGTCGACGTACGCGGCGGAGATGGCGCGTGCCTGGGAGGACGCGACGTCGCCCGCCACCGAGGCCGGGGTCCGCGTGATCCTGCTCCGTACGGGCGTCGTCCTGGAGGCCGAGTCGACCGCGTTTCGCCTGATGGCGTTGCCGTTCCGCCTCGGTCTGGGCGGACGGTTCGGGTCGGGTGAGCAGTACTTCGGCACGATCGGCCTGGCCGACTGGCTGGGTGCCGTGCGGTTCCTCGTCGACCTTCCGAACGCGGCCGGCGCGTACAACCTCACGCTGCCGGTGCCGCCGACCAACGCCGAGGTCACGGCCGCGTTCGGTGCGCTACTGCGCCGGCCGACGTTCCTGACCGTGCCGGGTGGTCTCGTACGCCTCGGCGTCGGCGACCTGGCCGACGAGCTCCTGGGCAGCCGCCGGATCGTGCCGCGGCGCCTGCTCGACGCGGGCTACGAGTTCAGCGCGCCGAACATCACCGCGGCGATCGCCGCGGCCCTCGCCAAGCGCTGA
- a CDS encoding leucyl aminopeptidase, which produces MSTTSPTIAVRKAKSASIKTDAVVVGLSPGSDGVTLARGTEELDSAFGGKLAATFASVGATGKADEVTLIPSGGAVSAPVVVGVGLGSGSPTEEQVRRAAGAALRRLAGKATTVAFVLSSDEEPGYAGALTEGTLLGAYAFDQFRSQNGTKPTKIQTVTFVTDKAPDKAVKAAVARAEAIARAVNLTRDWINRPASDLHPVEFAADAKAAAKQYGLEFEVLDEKALTKGGYGGIMGVGIGSTNPPRLVRLAYRSSKAKRHLALVGKGITFDSGGLSLKPPDAMPGMKSDMSGAAAVLATVTAVAELGLPVNVTAWAPMAENMPSGTATRPSDVLNMYGGKTVEVLNTDAEGRLVLADAMVRAGEERPDILVDVATLTGACVVALGHKTYAIITHDTDFQQHVQQTAARVGENAWPLPIPEGSRERLDSKVADLANVASDRAGGALVAAAFLAEFLPEGVRWAHLDIAGTAFNDGGPFGYTPKGATGSSVRTLIGLAEDAAAGDL; this is translated from the coding sequence GTGAGCACGACCAGTCCGACCATCGCAGTCCGCAAGGCCAAGTCGGCGTCGATCAAGACCGATGCCGTGGTCGTTGGCCTCTCCCCTGGATCGGACGGCGTCACGCTCGCCCGAGGTACCGAGGAGCTCGACAGCGCCTTCGGCGGCAAGCTCGCCGCGACGTTCGCGAGCGTCGGCGCGACGGGCAAGGCGGACGAGGTCACGCTGATCCCGTCCGGCGGCGCGGTCTCCGCTCCTGTCGTCGTCGGCGTGGGCCTCGGCTCCGGCTCTCCGACGGAGGAGCAGGTACGTCGCGCGGCCGGGGCGGCGTTGCGCCGGCTCGCGGGCAAGGCGACCACGGTGGCGTTCGTGCTCAGCTCGGACGAGGAGCCCGGATACGCCGGGGCGCTCACCGAGGGGACGCTGCTCGGCGCGTACGCCTTCGACCAGTTCCGGTCCCAGAACGGCACCAAGCCGACGAAGATCCAGACAGTGACGTTCGTCACGGACAAGGCGCCGGACAAGGCGGTCAAGGCCGCCGTCGCCCGCGCCGAGGCGATCGCGCGGGCGGTCAACCTGACCCGCGACTGGATCAACCGGCCGGCGTCCGACCTGCACCCGGTGGAGTTCGCTGCCGACGCGAAGGCCGCGGCGAAGCAGTACGGCCTGGAGTTCGAGGTCCTGGACGAGAAGGCGCTCACCAAGGGTGGGTATGGCGGCATCATGGGCGTCGGCATCGGCTCGACGAACCCGCCGCGGCTCGTGCGGCTGGCGTACCGGTCGTCGAAGGCGAAGCGGCACCTCGCGCTGGTCGGTAAGGGCATCACGTTCGACTCGGGCGGCCTGTCGCTGAAGCCGCCGGACGCGATGCCCGGCATGAAGTCGGACATGAGCGGCGCCGCCGCCGTCCTCGCGACCGTGACCGCGGTCGCCGAGCTGGGCCTGCCGGTGAACGTGACGGCGTGGGCGCCGATGGCCGAGAACATGCCGTCCGGCACCGCGACCCGTCCGTCCGACGTGCTGAACATGTACGGCGGCAAGACCGTCGAGGTCCTGAACACCGACGCCGAGGGCCGGCTCGTGCTGGCCGACGCGATGGTGCGGGCGGGCGAGGAACGGCCGGACATCCTGGTCGACGTGGCGACGCTCACCGGCGCCTGCGTGGTGGCGCTCGGGCACAAGACGTACGCGATCATCACCCACGACACCGACTTCCAGCAGCACGTGCAGCAGACCGCGGCGCGCGTCGGCGAGAACGCCTGGCCGCTGCCGATCCCCGAGGGCAGCCGCGAGCGGCTCGACTCGAAGGTCGCGGACCTGGCCAACGTCGCCTCGGACCGCGCCGGCGGCGCCCTGGTCGCGGCGGCGTTCCTGGCCGAGTTCCTGCCCGAAGGCGTGCGCTGGGCCCACCTCGACATCGCCGGCACGGCGTTCAACGACGGCGGCCCGTTCGGCTACACCCCGAAGGGCGCGACCGGCAGCAGCGTACGGACGCTGATCGGCCTGGCCGAAGACGCGGCGGCCGGCGACCTCTAG
- a CDS encoding contact-dependent growth inhibition system immunity protein, which yields MQTLLPLALDVLAADPRAEGDLYPGDLMAAVRRVPDTYWAEHPDQATRWAAIRT from the coding sequence GTGCAGACGCTGCTGCCGCTCGCGCTGGACGTGCTGGCCGCGGATCCACGGGCCGAGGGGGACCTCTATCCCGGCGACCTGATGGCCGCGGTGCGAAGGGTGCCCGACACCTACTGGGCCGAGCACCCCGACCAGGCCACCCGCTGGGCAGCCATTCGCACCTAG
- the gcvT gene encoding glycine cleavage system aminomethyltransferase GcvT — MTRSPLHDRHESLGAKFAPFGGWEMPLEYAGGGVVKEHTAVRTAVGVFDVSHLGKASVTGPGAAAYIDATLSNSLAKIGPGQAQYTLCCDDASGGIVDDLIAYWRSGDEVFLIPNAANTAEVVRRLASSAPDEVSVTSQHEAFAILAMQGPSADAVLSSVGLPVGHAYMSFVDTSWKDAPVTVCRTGYTGEHGYEVVVPSESAAPLFDALLAAVADAGGLPCGLGARDTLRTEMGYPLHGQDISLEVTPVQARLGWAVGWKKPAFWGRTVLLAEREAGPARRLFGVEASGRGIPRPGMTVHSAVGEPVGTVTSGTFSPTLRRGVGLALLDVPIGLDDAVTIDVRGRAEPFTVKRPPFVDKSPS, encoded by the coding sequence ATGACACGTTCGCCTCTGCACGATCGGCACGAGTCCCTGGGCGCGAAGTTCGCTCCGTTCGGTGGCTGGGAGATGCCGCTGGAGTACGCCGGTGGCGGCGTGGTCAAGGAGCACACGGCGGTCCGTACGGCGGTCGGCGTCTTCGACGTCAGCCATCTCGGCAAGGCCTCGGTGACCGGCCCTGGTGCGGCCGCGTACATCGACGCGACGCTGTCGAACTCGCTGGCCAAGATCGGGCCCGGCCAGGCCCAGTACACGCTGTGCTGCGACGACGCCTCCGGCGGCATCGTGGACGACCTGATCGCGTATTGGCGGTCGGGCGACGAGGTGTTCCTGATCCCGAACGCCGCGAACACCGCGGAGGTCGTGCGGCGGCTCGCTTCGTCGGCACCGGACGAGGTCTCGGTGACCTCGCAGCACGAGGCGTTCGCGATCCTGGCCATGCAGGGGCCGTCGGCCGACGCGGTGCTGTCGTCGGTAGGGCTGCCGGTCGGGCACGCGTACATGTCGTTCGTCGACACCTCGTGGAAGGACGCGCCGGTCACCGTGTGCCGGACCGGCTACACGGGGGAGCACGGGTACGAGGTCGTCGTGCCGTCGGAGTCCGCGGCGCCGCTGTTCGACGCCTTGCTCGCCGCCGTTGCTGACGCGGGTGGGCTGCCGTGCGGGCTCGGTGCGCGGGACACGTTGCGGACCGAGATGGGCTATCCGCTGCACGGGCAGGACATCTCGCTCGAGGTGACGCCGGTGCAGGCGCGGCTCGGGTGGGCGGTGGGGTGGAAGAAGCCCGCGTTCTGGGGACGTACGGTCCTGCTCGCCGAGCGCGAGGCCGGTCCTGCTCGACGGCTGTTCGGCGTGGAGGCGTCCGGCCGGGGGATCCCGCGCCCGGGCATGACTGTGCACTCCGCGGTGGGCGAGCCGGTGGGAACGGTGACCAGTGGAACGTTCTCCCCGACGCTCCGCCGCGGCGTCGGCCTCGCCCTGCTGGACGTGCCGATCGGCCTCGACGACGCGGTGACGATCGACGTGCGCGGCCGGGCGGAGCCGTTCACGGTCAAGCGCCCGCCGTTCGTGGACAAGTCTCCGTCGTGA
- the lpdA gene encoding dihydrolipoyl dehydrogenase: protein MADNAGSSFDLVILGGGSGGYACALRAAELGLKVALVEKDKLGGTCLHRGCIPTKALLHAGEVADAAKEAGEFGVRATFDGVDLAGVNKYKDGVVGRLFKGLTGLLTGNKNITIVEGAGRLVAKNAVEVDGTRYEGKHVVLASGSFSKSLPGLEVDGERVITSEHALNLTELPKSAIVLGGGVIGVEFASAWRSFGVEVTIIEALPRLLAVEDADSSKQVERTFRKRGIAFKVGTPFKTVERSDTGVRVTVEGGETFDADVLLVAVGRGPTTADLGYEEQGVTMDRGFVPVDERLRTNVAGIYAVGDIVPGLQLAHRGFQQGIFVAEDVAGLDPAPFDDTGIPRITYCEPEVASVGLSEDAAKEKFGADAVTTYNYNLGGNGKSQILRTQGFIKLVRQKDGPVVGVHMVGSRVSELIAEAQLIYNWEAFPEEVAQLVHPHPTQSEALGEAHLALAGKPLHAHS from the coding sequence GTGGCGGACAACGCCGGTAGCTCGTTCGACCTCGTGATCCTGGGCGGGGGCAGCGGCGGCTACGCCTGTGCCCTCCGCGCCGCTGAGCTCGGCCTGAAGGTCGCGCTCGTGGAGAAGGACAAGCTCGGCGGTACGTGTCTGCACCGCGGCTGCATCCCGACCAAGGCCCTGCTGCACGCCGGCGAGGTCGCCGACGCCGCGAAGGAGGCCGGCGAGTTCGGCGTCCGCGCGACGTTCGACGGCGTCGACCTGGCGGGCGTCAACAAGTACAAGGACGGCGTCGTCGGCCGGCTCTTCAAGGGCCTCACCGGCCTGCTGACCGGCAACAAGAACATCACGATCGTCGAGGGCGCCGGCCGGCTCGTCGCCAAGAACGCGGTCGAGGTCGACGGCACGCGGTACGAGGGCAAGCACGTCGTGCTGGCCTCCGGCTCGTTCTCCAAGAGCCTGCCCGGCCTCGAGGTCGACGGCGAACGCGTCATCACCAGCGAGCACGCGCTCAACCTCACCGAGCTGCCGAAGTCCGCGATCGTCCTCGGCGGCGGCGTGATCGGCGTGGAGTTCGCGAGCGCCTGGCGCTCGTTCGGGGTCGAGGTCACGATCATCGAGGCGCTCCCCCGGCTGCTCGCCGTCGAGGACGCCGACAGCTCCAAGCAGGTCGAGCGCACGTTCCGCAAGCGCGGCATCGCCTTCAAGGTCGGCACCCCGTTCAAGACCGTCGAACGCTCCGACACCGGCGTGCGCGTGACCGTCGAGGGAGGCGAGACGTTCGACGCCGACGTGCTCCTCGTCGCCGTGGGGCGCGGCCCGACGACCGCCGACCTCGGGTACGAGGAGCAGGGCGTCACAATGGACCGCGGCTTCGTCCCGGTCGACGAGCGCCTGCGGACGAACGTGGCCGGCATCTACGCGGTCGGCGACATCGTGCCCGGCCTGCAGCTCGCCCACCGCGGCTTCCAGCAAGGCATCTTCGTGGCCGAGGACGTCGCGGGGCTCGACCCCGCGCCGTTCGACGACACCGGCATCCCGCGGATCACGTACTGCGAGCCGGAGGTCGCCTCCGTCGGGCTGTCCGAGGACGCCGCGAAGGAGAAGTTTGGCGCCGACGCCGTCACGACGTACAACTACAACCTGGGGGGCAACGGCAAGAGCCAGATCCTTCGTACGCAGGGCTTCATCAAGCTCGTGCGGCAGAAGGACGGTCCGGTTGTGGGCGTCCACATGGTGGGCAGCCGCGTATCGGAGCTCATCGCCGAGGCTCAACTGATCTACAACTGGGAAGCCTTCCCCGAGGAAGTCGCCCAGCTGGTCCACCCGCACCCGACGCAGAGCGAGGCCCTGGGCGAAGCCCACCTCGCGCTCGCCGGCAAGCCACTGCACGCGCACAGCTGA